A single genomic interval of Nonomuraea rubra harbors:
- a CDS encoding PrgI family protein, which yields MMNEPEPLVARIPADINTPDKMAYGLTFRQILIVTLTGGIAAAIYYLFHRLLPVIILAAMVLPLLALGLTIALGRRDGLSLDRFALAALLHARARKHLVSASEGIAEPPRWCRVRGKLPCPLRLPVRAIRTDGALELADGGVAVLVETSTLSFHLRTTGEQAALVGAFGRWLNSLEAPVQILARARPADLADLVETVERQADTLPHTALAHAAREHAGYLAELNSSRELLARQVLIVLRDQPATGRGRRALRRDACAAVVLRRAAEAERSLAALGVATRVLDADAANQALAECLDPGGRHPHGQALPDELITSTTGSTS from the coding sequence ATGATGAACGAGCCGGAGCCGCTTGTCGCGCGCATCCCCGCCGACATCAACACCCCGGACAAGATGGCCTACGGGCTGACCTTCCGCCAGATCCTCATCGTCACCTTGACCGGCGGCATCGCCGCCGCCATCTACTACCTGTTCCATCGCCTTCTGCCCGTCATCATCCTCGCGGCCATGGTGCTGCCGCTCCTGGCGCTCGGCCTCACCATCGCCCTCGGGCGGCGTGACGGGCTCAGCCTGGACCGCTTCGCCTTGGCCGCGCTGCTCCACGCGCGCGCCCGCAAGCACCTGGTGTCCGCATCTGAGGGGATCGCCGAGCCGCCCCGGTGGTGCCGGGTGCGAGGCAAGCTGCCCTGCCCGCTGCGCCTGCCGGTCCGGGCGATCCGCACCGACGGTGCGCTCGAACTCGCCGACGGCGGCGTCGCCGTCCTCGTCGAAACCAGCACCCTGTCCTTCCACCTGCGCACCACCGGCGAGCAGGCCGCGCTGGTGGGAGCGTTCGGCCGGTGGCTGAACTCGCTCGAAGCACCCGTGCAGATCCTCGCCCGAGCTCGCCCCGCCGACCTCGCTGATCTGGTCGAGACCGTCGAACGGCAGGCAGACACGCTGCCGCATACCGCGCTTGCCCACGCCGCCCGCGAACACGCCGGCTACCTGGCCGAGCTGAACAGCTCACGCGAGCTGCTGGCCCGGCAGGTGCTCATCGTCCTGCGTGACCAGCCCGCCACCGGCCGGGGACGGCGCGCACTACGCCGGGACGCCTGCGCCGCCGTCGTCCTGCGCCGAGCCGCCGAAGCCGAGCGCAGCCTGGCCGCGCTCGGGGTCGCCACCCGCGTGCTCGACGCCGACGCCGCCAACCAGGCGCTGGCCGAATGTCTCGACCCCGGCGGCCGACACCCGCACGGCCAGGCCCTGCCCGACGAACTGATCACTTCGACCACCGGGAGCACATCGTGA
- a CDS encoding VirB4 family type IV secretion system protein, with protein MKPHRRHRNHEPSALAHPGAAHVGARTLALPNAVCASFAVTGYPREVGAGWLEPLLTYPGHLDVSLHIEPIPQAVAAMRLRRQLARLESASRSDAAHGRLADFAAEAAADDATDLAAQLARGHGRLFSVGLYLTVTAATELELAAEVERVRALASSLLLDAQPATFRALQGWTTGLPLGVDSLQQTRTFDTTALAAAFPFTSPDLPTTAGETGVLYGLSATGSGVVVWDRFAQDNHNSVVLARSGAGKSFFTKLEALRLLYQGVEVAVVDPEDEYARLACAVGGTHLRLGASGVRWNPFDLPASHGPHDDVLSRRAMFLQTLIATMLGGTQLTPQTRATLDTALLATYAASGITRDPNTWTRPAPLLADLVTALKADKHGADLAAQLAPYVTGSYRELFDGPTTTHPAGHLIVFSLRDLPEEMKAIGTLLALDAIWRRVANPRDRKKRLVVVDEAWLLMKEPEGARFLFRMAKAARKHWAGLAVVTQDAADLLGSELGQAVVANAASQVLLRQAPQAIGAVGDAFDLTDGERQFLLTAERGEALLVAGPACRTALSIVSSPAEAILVTTDPKVLAELEQHHPQPGQPPPPRPPVPQDTDQISTSHQDEESDPL; from the coding sequence GTGAAGCCACACCGCCGCCACCGCAACCACGAGCCCAGCGCCCTCGCCCACCCGGGAGCGGCACACGTCGGCGCCCGGACCCTGGCCCTGCCCAATGCGGTCTGTGCGTCATTCGCGGTGACCGGCTACCCGCGAGAGGTCGGCGCGGGATGGCTGGAACCGCTGCTCACCTACCCCGGCCACCTCGACGTCTCGCTGCACATCGAGCCGATCCCGCAAGCCGTGGCGGCCATGCGGCTGCGCCGCCAGCTTGCCCGGCTGGAATCGGCCAGCCGCTCCGACGCCGCCCACGGCCGCCTGGCTGACTTCGCCGCCGAGGCCGCCGCCGACGATGCGACCGACCTGGCCGCCCAGCTCGCCCGGGGCCATGGCCGGCTGTTCAGCGTCGGTCTCTATCTGACCGTCACGGCCGCTACGGAGCTCGAGCTGGCCGCCGAGGTGGAGCGGGTCCGGGCGCTGGCATCGTCCCTGCTCCTCGACGCGCAACCAGCCACCTTCCGCGCCCTGCAAGGCTGGACCACTGGCCTCCCGCTCGGGGTCGATTCGCTCCAGCAGACACGGACGTTCGACACCACCGCGCTGGCGGCGGCCTTCCCCTTCACCTCTCCCGACCTTCCGACGACTGCTGGCGAGACTGGGGTGTTGTACGGGTTGAGCGCCACCGGCTCCGGCGTCGTGGTGTGGGACCGCTTTGCACAGGACAACCACAACTCCGTCGTCCTGGCCCGCTCCGGCGCCGGTAAGAGCTTCTTCACCAAGCTCGAAGCCCTGCGCCTGCTGTACCAGGGCGTCGAGGTCGCCGTCGTCGACCCCGAAGACGAGTACGCCCGCCTCGCCTGCGCGGTCGGCGGCACGCATCTGCGGCTCGGCGCATCCGGAGTGCGGTGGAACCCCTTCGACCTGCCCGCCAGCCACGGCCCGCACGATGATGTGCTGTCCCGGCGGGCCATGTTCCTGCAGACCTTGATCGCCACCATGCTCGGCGGCACCCAGCTCACCCCGCAGACCCGGGCGACCCTGGACACCGCCCTGCTCGCCACGTACGCGGCGTCCGGGATCACCCGCGACCCGAACACCTGGACCCGGCCCGCCCCGCTGCTGGCGGACCTGGTCACCGCGTTGAAGGCGGACAAGCACGGCGCGGACCTGGCCGCGCAGCTCGCCCCGTACGTCACCGGCTCCTACCGGGAGCTGTTTGACGGCCCCACCACCACCCATCCGGCCGGGCACCTGATCGTCTTCTCTCTGCGTGACCTGCCCGAGGAGATGAAGGCGATCGGCACCCTGCTGGCGCTGGATGCGATCTGGCGGCGGGTCGCCAACCCGCGCGACCGCAAGAAGCGCCTGGTCGTCGTGGACGAGGCCTGGCTGCTGATGAAGGAACCCGAGGGCGCCCGCTTCCTGTTCCGGATGGCCAAGGCCGCGCGCAAGCACTGGGCCGGGCTCGCCGTCGTCACCCAGGACGCCGCCGACCTGCTCGGCTCCGAGCTCGGGCAGGCGGTCGTGGCCAACGCCGCCAGCCAGGTCCTGCTGCGCCAGGCGCCGCAGGCCATCGGCGCAGTCGGTGACGCCTTCGATCTGACCGACGGCGAACGCCAGTTCCTGCTGACTGCCGAAAGAGGAGAAGCCCTCCTGGTCGCCGGCCCCGCCTGCCGGACGGCCTTGAGCATCGTCTCCTCACCAGCCGAGGCGATCTTGGTCACGACCGACCCGAAGGTCCTCGCCGAGCTCGAACAGCACCACCCCCAGCCAGGCCAGCCCCCGCCGCCGCGACCTCCCGTCCCGCAGGACACCGACCAGATCAGCACCAGCCACCAGGACGAGGAGAGCGACCCGCTATGA
- a CDS encoding type IV secretory system conjugative DNA transfer family protein — MNPSLRQDGSCLLCGIDDHDVQTALDFLAELPARLPELTLAYGPRLALALAVIWTVTAAVRYLLGWLHHADMTPEARLIEISSPPRSDPEGALVLWRQLVGLLRPAWKRAFTGQPHLVWEYCGSDAGVRIRLWVPGTIPPGIVEKTVHAAWPGATTTTSPATSPLPDETEVAGGRLVLAAPEHLPLRTDHDHDPVRSLLEAMGGLREGEHAVVQILARPTTGRRLRHAYRAAAHLRGGGSRPLFGRVLDELLPLPDARRDRHPSGDLARDFPERAEQVRAILTKAGQPRYTVAIRYAVATTREPISTASAKVRREPADLVRGWLRGHAHTLAGVFALYTASHQYLRRARLWRARRAVGSRRLDAGYLLSVAELAALAHLPWDIDAPGITRAGARPIAPSPAVPRTTAGGTARVLGDADSGPPRPVALPVADARHHTHVLGGTGVGKSTLLANLVLTDAAAGRGALVIDPKGDLITDILHRLPQRAIGRTVVFDPQDPAPPPSINILAGPDPAFAVDSVVTIFHRCFSTAWGPRVDDLLRSTCLTLTSVLGRKATLAEVPRLLTDAAFRAQIVTRLEDSLLGGFWDSYEALTPAGQATVIGPVMNKLRAVLLRPFVRQALASPETTVPIGRLLDQGGLVLARLPKGVLGDDAARLFGSILLAHTWQATTRRTQLAEADRPDASLVIDECHNFLNLPGHINDVLAEARGYRLSLVLAHQHLDQLPGDLREALSADARNKIYFNASPKDANELKHHTAPLISPHDLTHLGAYQTAARLIVDGQQISAFTLRTRPLPGLIEGRAEEIRQASREQYTQPDDATQHPARRPLRQIGHAPDLRTDLRSGPPDQHEEPA, encoded by the coding sequence ATGAACCCATCACTCCGCCAGGATGGCTCGTGCCTGCTGTGCGGCATCGACGACCACGACGTACAGACCGCTCTGGACTTTCTGGCCGAGCTACCGGCCCGCCTGCCCGAACTCACCCTCGCCTACGGGCCCCGGCTCGCCCTGGCCCTCGCCGTCATCTGGACCGTGACCGCCGCTGTGCGCTACCTGCTCGGCTGGCTTCACCACGCCGACATGACCCCCGAGGCCCGCCTGATCGAGATCTCCAGCCCGCCGCGCAGCGATCCCGAAGGCGCGCTCGTGCTATGGCGGCAGCTCGTCGGCCTGCTCCGACCCGCCTGGAAACGCGCCTTCACCGGCCAACCCCACCTGGTGTGGGAGTACTGCGGCAGCGACGCGGGCGTCCGGATCCGCCTGTGGGTACCTGGCACCATCCCGCCAGGCATCGTGGAGAAGACCGTCCACGCCGCCTGGCCGGGCGCGACAACCACCACCAGCCCGGCCACCTCGCCACTCCCCGACGAAACCGAGGTCGCCGGGGGACGGCTTGTCCTGGCCGCGCCCGAACACCTTCCCCTCAGGACCGACCACGACCACGACCCCGTCCGCTCCCTGCTGGAGGCGATGGGCGGGCTCCGCGAGGGCGAACACGCCGTCGTCCAAATCCTGGCCCGCCCGACCACCGGCAGGCGGCTACGCCACGCCTATCGCGCAGCCGCTCACCTACGCGGCGGAGGCAGCCGCCCTCTCTTCGGCCGCGTCCTCGACGAGCTTCTCCCCCTGCCCGACGCCCGCCGCGACCGGCACCCCAGCGGCGATCTCGCTCGCGACTTTCCCGAACGCGCCGAACAAGTCCGCGCCATCCTCACCAAGGCAGGCCAGCCGCGCTACACCGTGGCGATCCGCTACGCCGTCGCCACCACCCGCGAACCCATCTCCACGGCGTCCGCGAAGGTCCGCCGGGAGCCGGCTGATCTGGTTCGTGGCTGGCTGCGCGGCCACGCGCACACGCTGGCCGGCGTCTTCGCCTTGTACACCGCAAGCCACCAGTACCTGCGCCGAGCCCGCCTCTGGCGCGCCCGCCGGGCGGTCGGCTCGCGGCGCCTCGACGCCGGATATCTGTTGTCCGTTGCCGAGCTGGCCGCGCTCGCCCACCTGCCCTGGGACATCGACGCCCCCGGCATCACCCGCGCCGGAGCCCGCCCCATCGCGCCGTCCCCGGCCGTACCCCGCACCACGGCTGGTGGAACGGCCCGCGTCCTGGGCGACGCCGACAGCGGCCCACCGCGCCCCGTAGCGCTACCGGTGGCCGACGCCCGCCACCACACGCACGTCCTGGGCGGCACCGGCGTCGGCAAATCCACCCTGCTCGCCAACCTCGTCCTCACTGACGCCGCCGCAGGCCGAGGCGCCCTGGTCATCGACCCGAAAGGCGACCTGATCACCGACATCCTCCACCGGCTGCCCCAGCGGGCGATCGGCAGAACCGTCGTCTTCGACCCACAAGACCCGGCCCCGCCGCCATCGATCAACATTCTCGCCGGGCCCGACCCCGCCTTCGCCGTCGACTCCGTCGTCACCATCTTCCACCGCTGCTTCTCCACCGCCTGGGGACCACGCGTGGATGACCTGCTCCGCTCCACCTGCCTCACCCTGACCAGCGTCCTGGGCCGCAAGGCGACCCTGGCCGAGGTGCCCCGGCTACTCACCGACGCCGCGTTCCGCGCCCAGATCGTCACCCGGCTGGAGGACAGCCTGCTGGGCGGATTCTGGGACTCCTACGAAGCCCTCACCCCAGCCGGGCAAGCGACCGTGATCGGCCCGGTGATGAACAAGCTCCGCGCCGTCCTGCTCCGCCCGTTCGTCCGCCAGGCGCTGGCCAGCCCAGAAACGACTGTCCCCATCGGCCGGCTTCTCGATCAAGGCGGCCTGGTTTTGGCCCGGCTCCCGAAGGGAGTGCTCGGCGATGACGCTGCCCGCCTGTTCGGCTCCATCCTGCTCGCCCACACCTGGCAGGCCACCACCCGCCGCACTCAGCTCGCCGAAGCTGACCGGCCGGACGCCTCGCTGGTGATCGACGAGTGCCACAACTTCCTGAACTTGCCTGGCCACATCAACGACGTGCTGGCCGAGGCGCGCGGCTACCGGCTCTCTCTCGTGCTCGCCCACCAGCACCTCGACCAGTTGCCGGGCGACCTGCGTGAGGCGCTGTCCGCTGACGCGCGCAACAAGATCTACTTCAATGCCTCGCCCAAGGACGCGAACGAGTTGAAGCACCACACTGCGCCGCTGATCAGCCCGCACGACCTCACCCACCTGGGCGCGTACCAGACGGCCGCCCGCCTCATCGTCGACGGCCAGCAGATCTCCGCCTTCACCCTGCGCACCCGCCCCCTCCCCGGCCTGATCGAGGGGCGTGCCGAGGAAATCCGGCAGGCATCACGCGAGCAGTACACCCAGCCGGACGACGCGACCCAGCACCCCGCCCGCAGGCCACTCCGCCAGATCGGCCACGCACCCGACCTGCGCACCGACCTGCGCAGCGGACCTCCCGACCAGCACGAAGAGCCCGCCTGA
- a CDS encoding replication-relaxation family protein has product MPAARIPLGLPRFNADTMATIAARLTPRDYQLLEHLLHHRVLTTHQLQRLFFTKPQPTRRRLGILHKLHTITRYRPWTPYGGSAPCHWVLGRAGAELLALRSHTTVKELGYHPDLAMSISVSDKSGHQIGVNDFFTDLHYRARHTSGARLRAWLSEKQCASIWGGLARPDAFGCWSENGRQIDFFLEHDTGSMTLAKVADKLASYADLAETTQITTPVLFWLPSRKRETHLRAVIKATEIPIATAVQTELDDGPAGPCWLPLPSRAGQPRMRLAELGTAWPHLILGRSPEQPATTSVSTSYDDLDSSLLKENESR; this is encoded by the coding sequence ATGCCCGCAGCTCGTATCCCGCTTGGCCTGCCACGTTTCAACGCCGACACCATGGCCACCATCGCCGCCCGGCTCACGCCCCGCGACTACCAGCTCCTGGAGCACCTCCTGCACCACCGTGTCCTGACCACCCACCAACTCCAGCGGCTGTTCTTCACCAAGCCGCAGCCCACCCGCCGCCGCCTGGGCATCCTGCACAAGCTGCACACCATCACCCGCTACCGCCCCTGGACCCCCTACGGCGGTTCCGCCCCCTGCCACTGGGTCCTCGGCCGCGCCGGAGCCGAACTCCTCGCCCTACGCAGCCACACCACCGTCAAAGAGCTCGGCTACCATCCCGACCTGGCCATGTCGATCTCCGTCTCGGACAAGAGCGGCCACCAGATCGGCGTCAACGACTTCTTCACCGACCTGCACTACCGGGCCCGCCACACTTCAGGAGCTCGTCTGCGGGCGTGGCTGTCGGAAAAGCAGTGCGCCAGCATCTGGGGCGGCCTTGCTCGTCCGGACGCCTTCGGCTGCTGGTCCGAGAACGGCCGCCAGATCGACTTCTTCCTCGAACACGACACCGGCAGCATGACCTTGGCCAAGGTCGCCGACAAACTCGCCTCCTACGCCGACCTCGCCGAGACCACCCAGATCACTACCCCGGTCCTGTTCTGGCTGCCCAGCCGAAAACGCGAGACCCATCTCCGCGCCGTCATCAAGGCCACCGAGATACCCATCGCCACCGCCGTCCAGACGGAACTCGACGATGGCCCCGCCGGGCCCTGTTGGCTCCCGCTCCCCAGCCGGGCGGGTCAGCCTCGAATGAGGCTCGCCGAACTCGGCACCGCCTGGCCCCACCTCATCCTCGGCCGAAGCCCAGAGCAGCCCGCCACCACCAGCGTCAGCACCTCCTACGACGATCTCGATAGCTCGTTGCTCAAGGAGAACGAGAGCAGGTGA
- a CDS encoding C40 family peptidase has protein sequence MKAAAAGAALLLLLVSALVAAATSILTSSGTPGGGACAITPSTVSSMASTPVAAPASRGAASTLDSEQQTHAALIVQIAMERGLPVRAAVIAVATAMQEAQLRNLRYGHLDSLGLFQQRPSQGWGTPEQILDPRYAITAFYDRLGAVRRWEQLPLTRAAQAVQRSGRPDAYAQWEPLAQRLVDALAGTCVPPIPGETIAAVLAYAHAQLAKPYLWGAEGPYAFDCSGLTMRAYQAAGIVIPRVAADQWRHGPPIPAGQEQPGDLAFFNMQADGPGHVGLVIGNGQMIHAPNRRSVVRIDTYQRRDLISFSRPIARAASTSPIQADRPPRLRPPTARTDRGRTSGERVRLTAWDEVRDTVRTVPLSGGKTLSAG, from the coding sequence GTGAAGGCCGCCGCGGCCGGCGCCGCCCTCCTGCTGCTCCTCGTCTCGGCTCTCGTCGCAGCCGCCACCAGCATCCTGACCTCCTCTGGAACGCCCGGCGGCGGCGCCTGCGCGATCACACCCAGCACAGTGAGCAGCATGGCAAGCACGCCGGTCGCGGCCCCGGCATCCCGCGGCGCCGCCTCCACCTTGGACAGCGAGCAGCAAACCCATGCCGCCCTCATCGTCCAGATCGCGATGGAGCGCGGCCTGCCCGTCCGGGCCGCCGTGATCGCGGTCGCCACCGCCATGCAAGAAGCCCAGCTCCGCAATCTGCGTTACGGCCATCTCGACAGCCTCGGGCTGTTCCAGCAACGCCCCTCACAGGGCTGGGGAACACCCGAGCAAATCCTCGACCCCCGCTACGCCATCACTGCCTTCTACGACCGGCTGGGCGCAGTACGGCGTTGGGAGCAACTCCCGCTCACGCGGGCCGCCCAGGCCGTCCAGCGCTCCGGCCGCCCGGACGCCTACGCCCAATGGGAGCCACTTGCCCAACGCCTTGTTGACGCTCTCGCCGGCACCTGCGTTCCTCCCATTCCAGGCGAGACGATCGCTGCCGTGCTCGCGTACGCGCATGCCCAGCTCGCGAAGCCGTACCTGTGGGGAGCCGAAGGCCCTTACGCCTTCGACTGCTCCGGCCTGACCATGCGCGCCTACCAAGCAGCCGGCATCGTCATCCCCCGCGTCGCGGCCGACCAATGGCGCCACGGCCCACCCATCCCCGCAGGCCAGGAACAGCCCGGCGACCTCGCCTTCTTCAACATGCAAGCCGACGGCCCCGGACACGTCGGCCTCGTCATCGGCAACGGGCAGATGATCCACGCACCCAACCGGCGCAGTGTCGTCAGGATCGACACCTACCAGCGCCGCGACCTGATCAGCTTTTCCCGCCCGATCGCCCGCGCCGCCAGCACCAGCCCGATACAGGCTGACCGCCCGCCACGGCTCCGGCCACCGACCGCCCGCACCGACCGTGGACGTACCTCCGGCGAACGGGTCCGGCTGACCGCATGGGATGAGGTCCGTGACACCGTCCGAACGGTTCCGCTCAGCGGCGGGAAGACCCTATCCGCTGGGTGA